A DNA window from Christiangramia salexigens contains the following coding sequences:
- a CDS encoding sensor histidine kinase produces MLRPAVPSNEERRLEAIKKLDILDSLPEETYDSITVLASQICKTPIALISILDSNRNWFKSKVGTDVPQSDREISFCGHAILKPENLFEVPNTLTDERFKDNPLTFSENGGVRFYAGVPIKDDDGYAIGTLCVLDTKEHHLDESQKVALKALAKQVELLFEYRKKNKSLEKMKDQLDENNRVLREFASTVSHDLKMPLANMILTADVLKAKYSSKLDQEGVNYLTYLKHSGLTLSDYINGLLDHYSSGNINSEKPQEFFLNDMLEDIIDLLQIDQNCEINLPDNNLRIEGNSAALGQIFMNLISNSLKYNNSDKIVIEIDCTENREFFNFTISDNGIGIPKDKQKYIFDLFTIIADKDRQGKKGHGIGLSTVKKLVESLGGNIRISSEEGQGTLFEFSIKRPE; encoded by the coding sequence ATGTTGCGTCCTGCGGTCCCGTCGAACGAAGAACGACGTTTAGAAGCTATTAAAAAGTTGGATATTCTGGACTCCCTGCCAGAAGAGACTTATGATAGTATTACTGTGCTTGCCAGCCAGATCTGCAAGACGCCAATAGCTCTTATTAGCATTCTGGATTCAAATCGGAACTGGTTTAAATCCAAGGTAGGAACCGATGTTCCTCAATCTGACAGGGAAATTTCTTTTTGTGGTCATGCTATTCTGAAGCCAGAAAATCTTTTTGAAGTACCCAATACCTTGACAGACGAACGTTTCAAGGATAATCCTTTAACCTTTTCAGAGAATGGAGGCGTAAGATTTTATGCGGGGGTACCTATAAAAGATGATGACGGGTATGCAATTGGTACGCTATGCGTTCTTGACACCAAGGAACATCATTTAGATGAAAGTCAAAAAGTAGCGCTAAAGGCATTAGCCAAACAGGTGGAATTGCTTTTTGAATATCGTAAAAAGAATAAGTCTTTGGAAAAGATGAAGGATCAATTGGATGAAAACAACAGGGTCCTTAGAGAATTTGCGAGTACGGTATCTCACGATCTTAAAATGCCTCTTGCCAATATGATCTTAACCGCAGATGTTTTAAAGGCGAAATACTCCTCAAAACTGGATCAGGAAGGAGTGAATTACCTCACTTATCTAAAGCACTCAGGGCTTACACTTAGCGATTATATAAATGGTCTTTTGGACCATTACTCCAGTGGAAATATCAATTCAGAAAAGCCACAGGAATTCTTTCTTAATGATATGCTGGAGGATATTATTGATCTCCTTCAGATCGATCAGAATTGTGAGATAAATCTGCCGGATAATAATTTAAGAATAGAAGGGAATAGCGCTGCACTTGGTCAGATCTTTATGAACCTTATCAGTAATAGTCTTAAGTATAACAATTCTGATAAGATAGTCATAGAAATTGATTGCACTGAAAACCGTGAGTTTTTTAATTTCACTATCAGCGATAATGGAATTGGTATTCCAAAGGACAAACAAAAGTATATTTTTGACCTGTTCACCATTATTGCAGACAAGGACAGACAAGGCAAGAAAGGCCATGGAATTGGACTTTCAACCGTTAAAAAGCTGGTAGAAAGTTTAGGAGGAAATATTAGAATTTCCTCTGAAGAAGGCCAAGGCACTTTATTTGAATTCAGTATAAAAAGGCCTGAATGA
- a CDS encoding sensor histidine kinase — protein sequence MQQKLVPFDEKLRRVALKEYAILNSGPDDDYDNLTFLAATICNVPVARISIIDKDQIWNKSGYGTYNSVLSRKNSFCDKAIQEDLPILILKRSENPEVFEKARGIYHREYSFYAGVPLHSSQGYPIAVFCIFDTEEKDLSDQQIKSLKALAGQTLNLFEFRKQKNKLYQVQNKLKEKYRELEKFASIVSHDIKSPLANIISLSELLKDENKGKFDKDTEQYLEFLVESSYSLRNYVDGILSFYRSDHVLEKDNVNVDLHKVLKGIIDLYQVSKDIEITYPNEVSLQNVNKAALTQVFLNLISNALKYNDKEVRKVDISFSKDEDFYYFEVKDNGKGIPKEKSRDIFELFTTLDVADREGNLGSGIGLATVKKLIESMGGTIEVESELNSGSNFKFRIKRL from the coding sequence ATGCAACAAAAATTAGTTCCATTTGATGAGAAACTCAGGAGAGTTGCGCTGAAGGAGTATGCTATTTTGAATTCGGGACCGGATGACGATTATGACAATTTAACCTTTTTAGCAGCAACCATTTGCAACGTTCCGGTTGCAAGGATTAGTATTATTGATAAAGACCAAATTTGGAACAAGTCCGGATATGGCACTTACAATTCCGTTTTATCCAGAAAAAATTCTTTCTGCGATAAAGCTATACAGGAAGACCTGCCTATACTAATACTTAAAAGATCGGAAAATCCTGAAGTTTTTGAGAAAGCTCGTGGTATATACCACAGAGAATACTCTTTTTATGCCGGAGTTCCATTACACAGCTCCCAGGGATATCCTATTGCTGTTTTTTGCATTTTCGACACTGAAGAAAAGGACCTAAGTGACCAGCAGATAAAATCCTTAAAGGCTCTTGCCGGACAAACACTCAATTTATTTGAATTCAGAAAACAAAAAAATAAATTATATCAGGTTCAGAATAAATTAAAGGAGAAATACAGAGAGCTCGAAAAATTTGCAAGTATAGTTTCTCATGATATTAAATCCCCTTTGGCAAATATCATCTCCTTAAGTGAACTTTTAAAGGATGAGAATAAAGGCAAGTTTGATAAGGACACAGAACAATATCTTGAATTCCTGGTGGAGTCCTCCTACTCGCTCAGAAATTATGTAGATGGTATCTTAAGTTTCTATCGCAGTGATCATGTACTTGAGAAAGATAACGTAAATGTAGATCTTCACAAGGTTCTTAAAGGCATCATAGATCTATATCAGGTATCTAAAGATATTGAAATCACTTATCCAAATGAAGTTTCGCTTCAGAATGTAAATAAAGCAGCCTTAACACAGGTTTTTCTTAATCTTATAAGCAATGCTTTAAAATATAATGATAAAGAGGTAAGGAAGGTAGATATCAGTTTTTCAAAAGATGAAGATTTCTACTACTTCGAAGTAAAGGATAATGGAAAAGGAATTCCTAAAGAAAAATCCAGAGACATCTTCGAGTTGTTCACGACGCTGGATGTTGCAGACAGGGAAGGAAACTTAGGTAGCGGTATTGGTCTTGCTACTGTAAAAAAACTCATCGAATCTATGGGCGGGACTATAGAAGTTGAATCTGAACTTAATTCCGGTAGCAACTTCAAATTCCGTATCAAAAGATTATAG
- a CDS encoding BatA domain-containing protein translates to MYFQHPELLYALFLLIIPLIIHLFRLRKFQKEEFTNVKFLKKVIQETRKSSKLKKLLILITRLLLLSCLILAFAQPFIPASEKALIETMRLVYLDNSFSMQATSGETNIFRKSINQLLENLEPGNSYGFITNDEEFFNYSVPELKKELQNLDLTSEVLEFKNLQLKAKNYFKKHPGAKHELILVSDFQKNLNIPDEILEDEMDLYFINPGDNDLTNISIDTAYISKSDPQNIQLDLRISANQPWKNPVTVSVYNNEKLLGRKMTEPIGKSSAELRFLLQNGKIDKGKIQIEDSGLPYDNRLYFSINPKQAVKVVVVSPNNETFLDRIYTNPEFSISNYGPSQIDYNQLSEANLIVLNELENIPGSLINNISTRKQNGASLIIIPATNAEDYGTLLNTIGFTNFTGKSDSEKLITEIKFEHPLMAGVFEKRTGNFDYPKVKTSFVQMRGNPILQFQDKSGFLLQLDNTYLFTAPLNSENSNFINSPLIVPVFYQIGLRSLKNNQLYYQTNVENVIDLPLQVGADQVVHMMNNDLNLIPRQQNFDSYVQINTSQMDIEAGNYIVKQEKSSEEVSLSFNYDRKESDLTFLQTNTLKNVQVYSSVSDFFSKTNATLEITLLWKWFVIFAMVFLAIEMLLIKFFK, encoded by the coding sequence ATGTATTTTCAACATCCGGAATTATTATATGCCCTATTCCTGCTCATAATTCCATTGATCATACATCTGTTTAGATTAAGGAAATTCCAAAAGGAAGAATTCACCAATGTCAAATTCCTGAAAAAAGTAATTCAGGAAACCCGAAAAAGCTCCAAACTTAAGAAGTTATTAATCCTTATTACAAGGCTACTCCTCTTATCCTGTCTCATTCTGGCATTTGCCCAACCCTTTATACCTGCTAGTGAAAAGGCGTTAATAGAAACGATGCGCCTTGTTTATCTGGACAACTCCTTTAGTATGCAGGCGACATCCGGAGAAACCAATATTTTTAGAAAAAGTATTAATCAATTATTGGAAAATCTTGAACCCGGTAATTCATACGGGTTTATCACAAACGATGAAGAGTTTTTCAATTATAGCGTTCCTGAATTAAAAAAGGAATTACAAAATTTAGACTTGACCTCAGAAGTGCTTGAGTTCAAAAATCTCCAATTAAAAGCTAAAAATTACTTTAAGAAGCATCCGGGAGCAAAACACGAATTGATCTTGGTCTCAGATTTTCAGAAAAATCTGAATATTCCTGATGAAATTTTAGAAGATGAAATGGATTTATATTTCATCAACCCAGGAGATAATGATCTTACCAATATTAGTATAGATACGGCATATATTTCGAAATCTGATCCTCAAAATATACAATTAGACCTCCGCATCTCTGCAAACCAGCCCTGGAAAAACCCGGTAACAGTATCTGTTTATAATAATGAAAAACTTTTAGGGAGAAAGATGACGGAACCGATTGGGAAAAGTTCTGCTGAACTTAGATTTCTTCTTCAAAACGGAAAAATAGACAAAGGGAAAATTCAAATCGAAGATTCCGGACTTCCCTACGATAATAGATTATACTTCAGTATAAACCCGAAACAGGCCGTGAAGGTTGTTGTGGTCTCTCCAAATAATGAAACTTTTCTTGATCGAATTTATACAAATCCTGAATTTTCTATCAGTAATTATGGGCCCTCACAAATCGATTATAATCAATTAAGTGAGGCCAATCTTATCGTTTTAAATGAATTGGAAAACATCCCCGGTTCACTAATTAACAATATTAGCACCCGTAAACAAAACGGCGCAAGTCTTATTATAATTCCAGCCACAAATGCTGAAGATTATGGAACTCTTCTGAATACTATAGGTTTTACAAACTTTACTGGTAAAAGCGATTCTGAAAAATTGATCACCGAAATAAAATTCGAACATCCTCTTATGGCGGGAGTGTTTGAAAAAAGAACGGGCAATTTCGATTATCCAAAAGTTAAAACCTCGTTTGTTCAAATGCGGGGAAATCCCATTCTGCAATTTCAGGATAAATCAGGTTTTCTTTTACAGTTGGACAACACTTATCTATTCACTGCTCCTCTTAATTCTGAAAACTCAAATTTCATAAATTCACCACTTATCGTACCTGTTTTCTATCAGATTGGTCTTAGATCTCTAAAGAATAATCAACTATATTATCAAACCAATGTGGAAAATGTGATAGACCTCCCGCTACAGGTTGGTGCAGATCAGGTGGTTCATATGATGAATAATGATTTAAATTTGATTCCCAGACAGCAGAACTTTGATTCATATGTTCAGATCAATACGAGTCAAATGGATATTGAAGCTGGTAATTACATTGTAAAGCAAGAAAAAAGTAGCGAGGAAGTTTCCCTGAGTTTTAATTACGACAGGAAGGAAAGCGATCTAACTTTTTTACAGACCAACACATTAAAGAATGTTCAGGTATATAGCTCTGTATCTGATTTCTTTTCGAAAACAAATGCTACTTTAGAAATTACGCTGCTTTGGAAATGGTTTGTTATTTTTGCCATGGTCTTTTTGGCAATTGAAATGCTATTAATAAAATTCTTCAAATGA
- a CDS encoding dihydroorotase, with translation MKLLLKSVVIVDETSTHHNKKLDIYIEDGQIKEIGKNLKNKADKEVAQENLHVSRGWFDSSVSFGEPGFEDRETIQNGLDAAGKSGFTGVALNPYTNPVLDHSGSIAAVKAKSNAHPVHLFPVGALTIKSEGKDLAELLDMQEAGAVSFGDYKLPLRNPNLLKIALQYAQNLDALIQSYPQENRIAGNGIVNEHTNSTLLGLKGIPNLAEELQITRDLYLLEYTGGKLHIPTISTAKSVKLIKEAKKKGMDVSCSVAIHNLLLNDEELKEFDANSKVLPPLRTKKDSKALIQGLKDGTIDMVTSDHNPIDVEHKKVEFDNALFGSIGLETAFGALCQIFTATEAANILTRGKNRFKIEDHSIETGNLADLSLFLPGEEYTFKKEDIISSSQNSIFLNKELKGKAFGAVTNKGVITH, from the coding sequence ATGAAGCTACTCTTAAAATCTGTTGTTATAGTGGATGAAACTTCCACCCACCATAATAAAAAACTTGATATTTACATTGAAGACGGGCAGATAAAAGAAATAGGAAAGAATCTTAAGAACAAGGCTGATAAAGAGGTCGCGCAGGAAAACTTGCATGTTTCACGTGGATGGTTTGATAGTAGCGTAAGTTTTGGCGAGCCAGGATTTGAAGACCGTGAAACCATTCAAAATGGATTGGATGCCGCCGGAAAATCTGGTTTTACGGGAGTGGCATTAAACCCATATACAAATCCTGTTCTGGATCATTCCGGAAGTATCGCCGCAGTAAAAGCAAAAAGCAATGCCCACCCGGTACATCTATTTCCGGTAGGAGCTTTAACCATAAAAAGCGAAGGGAAGGATCTTGCAGAATTACTGGACATGCAGGAAGCTGGAGCTGTGAGCTTTGGAGATTATAAACTTCCATTACGGAATCCTAATCTGTTAAAAATAGCTCTTCAATATGCTCAGAATCTCGATGCTTTAATTCAGAGTTATCCTCAGGAAAACCGTATAGCCGGGAATGGGATCGTTAATGAACATACTAATAGCACCTTACTTGGATTAAAGGGGATTCCAAATCTCGCGGAAGAACTTCAGATCACCAGAGATCTTTATTTGCTAGAGTATACAGGAGGCAAACTACATATACCAACCATTTCTACAGCGAAATCGGTAAAATTGATCAAGGAGGCCAAGAAGAAAGGCATGGACGTAAGCTGTAGTGTCGCTATTCATAATTTACTATTGAATGATGAAGAATTAAAAGAGTTCGACGCAAATTCAAAAGTTCTTCCTCCCCTGCGAACCAAAAAAGACTCAAAAGCTCTAATTCAGGGACTAAAGGACGGAACTATAGATATGGTAACCAGCGATCATAATCCAATAGATGTTGAGCATAAAAAAGTTGAATTTGATAATGCATTATTCGGGAGCATAGGTCTGGAAACAGCTTTTGGAGCACTTTGCCAGATATTTACTGCAACAGAGGCAGCGAATATTCTTACCAGAGGTAAAAACCGCTTTAAAATTGAAGATCACAGTATCGAAACAGGTAATCTGGCAGACTTGAGTTTATTCCTACCCGGAGAAGAATATACATTTAAAAAGGAGGATATTATTTCTTCATCACAAAACAGTATATTTTTAAATAAAGAGTTAAAAGGTAAGGCCTTTGGAGCCGTTACCAACAAAGGCGTTATAACCCATTAA